The following nucleotide sequence is from Anopheles stephensi strain Indian chromosome 3, UCI_ANSTEP_V1.0, whole genome shotgun sequence.
AAAAATGTCCATCCCCACCAACACACCCAAATTGTTTTGAGTTTGATTGCCAAAATtagtaaatgttttatttttattatttgtccCGATTCCCATTTTTCCTACACCtacacctttttttcttctgtagtAAATACAATTATTTGCTGTTAATTTCCAAGTGCCTGTCCTTGGAGGCACCAACGCAGAACACAAATTGGACTGAATTAGAATCAAAGATAGAACCCAGCACGGAAAATTGCATTAGGAGGGAAAACAgctacactcacacaccttcACCTGCCTCTTCTTTCGCTGACTAATAAAAACCCCGCCACTGAtactcacacaaacaaatcccgtcccacaaaaaaaaaaaacgtatccTTTCGCCAGAAAGCACAGGAGGAGCAGAGCCGCCAGCCGGATGTGATGAAGCAAAAGTTTGGCGAGTGGGGTGACGACGAACGCGAGCACGAGCCGACACGCTTCGAGCAGGAAAACCCGGACGTCATCATGCTGAACGATTTGCACAAGCAGTTCCGGAACATGTGAGCTGCTTCCGTCGTTCGTCGCCAATAGCAACCGGTTGTTCGCCGCATGAAGTAGGAGCAGTGATTAACTAACACCGGCACCATCCGTATGACGATATAGAACGGAGCAAATCTTTTGAATAGATCTTTTTACTTCCAAGGAAGGAAGACATCGTGGTGTATAAGACGTTGTGGAgccgaaaaacacacacacgcaagctCTATATTTTTTGCTATCGTAGGTTTGGGGAAAGGAGAAGAATGCGCGAACGGGCAAGTAAATTACGAACTGCATTGTGGATCGCTGAGTGTAGTGGGTAGAACGTAATAAACTCGAAACAAACTATTCTTTGGcgcttgttttaaaatttggaGTATCTGTGGTGTGGCAGGAAGCCACCAATACCAATGAAAGTCCACCGAAGGGTATAGGTATTAGATAATGGTTGGAAGAGATAGATAGGAAGTGGATGTTCCAGTCAAAGGTCAAACGCGCGGATAAACGCGCACAACTCCAGCCAGTACGACACACCCCGGACGAAGTCATCAGTGTCATCAAACAGCTGAAATGCATTAAAGTAGCTGGTAGCAGGGTTATTTAACAATGATTGATTGTCAGGATATGGGTCGAAAAGGCTTCAACATCCAGTGAACGAAAACGGCCTCAGACTGGTCCAGCCTCAAGGGCGTATCAAGCCTACAAGATCTTATCCCAAAAATTGGTTCGAAATTTCGTTGGATGCTACCAAGTTGGGTAAAATCGATTATTAACTATCCTTTCAAAATGCCCGGCAGAACCTTATCCTTTCGAACCACCTGTTCGTCGAATGTAAGGCAGCGTATGGTAAAGACACAATAGAGCGTTTGAACGCTATGCAGTAGTTCAGAGTTCTGGATCTGGAACCGTTGTCAGAATCCTCGGGGAGTACTCGGCCTTATGGATTCCAGCTGCAGCGGTTGTACGCCCTTAAAATTACTAGTTCCAACGAGTTCGAGTCGATCCGGGGGTGCAGCGACTTCGGATCGACCTATGAATTTGACGAGTTCAGTCCAATCCATGCACCTCGTTGCACCCAAGGGACGTCCCGCACCTACGGGTCGAACTCGCGTTTGCTATGCTGTGTCTACCAAAACCCATTGCACCCACGGGCCAAACTCGATTCTTACGAGGTCGATCATTAATTCATACTCATGGCGTAGAAAAGCTCAACGAGTTTGTTGGTGTGGTACCAGATGTTGCTTCAGCACTGATTTCTTCCTACAACGCTAACCACAATGTTCGCTGTTCGTAAATTGTGGTGAAGTGGCCACGTGCAGGAGGTTCGTACCCTTTCTCGCAGTGGCCACAAACTCCGGTTCCGTAGTATATGCGACATCCGTTTCGATCAGGTCGTAGGAGCCATTGTCAGGACGATCTCTTACGTTCGTTTCTATGGCAACGTCCGATGCTATCGAAAGGAGACCTGCATCATGCGCTGCATCAACCATTCGACTGTCGGTGAATCCGTAGCTGAACCCACCAAAATCAAAATCCACAAGAATTATTCGTTTCCCAATATTTGTCACTTTTGGTGGCTCGTGGTCCATCCGATCCTGAACTGTTTTAGCTATAAAAGAACAAGCGCAACACATCGGACCGGTTAGCTCTCACACGTATTCCAGGATGGTAAAGTTCATACGTAAGTTTAAATAATCATCCCGTGGTGCAGTGATGGGTCTGCCGAACAGACCTAGCTATCGTTGACCAGCGTTTCTTCCATCTCGGTACCAGCATGGCATCTGGCTGATAGTGCACATATTCAACCATTTCCAAGTCCGGTGAACTGTGCAACGGTTTCAGAGATGGTATAATCCGTTGAGGACGCACCGGTTAGTGCACAAGAAGGCACAATTGGAAAACCGAAGCTTTCTCGTGCCATTTTCCAACATCTCTTTTGCTTTCACTCTTGAActgtttcctgtttttctcgTAATGGAAAAACTGCACTGATTTGTTCATGAAATTGTACAGAGACTACGCACAAAGCAAGTCATCAAAGGTAAACAATAACAGTACGCCGTGTTGCCAGGAATGATAAATTGTGTGCTTAGTTATAGGAGAGTATTTTCGAGGCAATTTAAATCAGTTTCGAGGAATATTGTCTTAAATGTTATCAATGAATTTTAAGAGCTGCAAATATTTCCCCTTGTTTTGAACGAGTAACTGCTAACGATTAACCCGGCAGGAACAAATCGAGGGAAAATCGAGTCCCAGGATGAGCTTTCTTACTAGGAACACTTTCTGAATGTAATTGCAATCCTTGCTTAGTGTAATTACTTATTCTTTGATACTATTTACTACACATCTACTCCTTCCACCGATAgaacagcacaacaaaaaatcgttcaaaatgACAACAGCGTGCGTCGCGTCGCATGACCGCTGGCATCGACCACTGTGCTACCCTCATTCGTTTTGCtacccacacacactggcGCTTCCTGAAAATAGCAGGCCGAAGGCACAGTGAAACTGCAGTTGTGATTTTATGCTTATTTGGCCATCCGGAGCTTAACAAACGGTGCGAACCGTGCATAATCCAGAGCAGGAAGCCAGCAAGAATCGTTCGGTGGAAATAGTGCAACGATCCGGCAtttcactgtgtgtgtgcgcagaAATGAAGGGCAAACAGCAAAACCCGCCGGGCCCCGTTTTTTAGCAACACCGAAAAACACTAAATCAAAGCTGTGCGTGTGGTGTAATGGTTGCTGGAGTGATTTGACCGTGCCCGTGTAATTTTGCCACCATCAGCAACGGAGCCACATCATGTAAGTGCGCTGGGTTTTGCGACGTACGCCAAGAGGCCACCCTTTTTCAGGTGGAAAACTGTTCGTATGGGCGGAAAATTGTGATTCTCGCTGCGGGTCCCCGCCGTGGAGCGCGTTCGTGGAACAGTAGAGCGttggttctttgtttttgttttgtattgcaTCTCACTCCCGCTAACGCAGGTGGATGTATGgtgcgcgtatgtgtgtgttctctttctttttgctttacaGTCCCCCGCTTCGGGAAACGGGCGGCTCGTATCTTTCCATCTCGTAAATTATGGTTTATTTCTGTAATTAcgcgtgtttttttaattagtttttggAACAGGATTAATAACGCACGAGAAGCAGTTTCGCTAGAGTCCCGAAACCTGCGTGATCGGATAGAAATTTGGCCAGAGGAAGATGCTACACAGCAGTAAGCGTGGGGATGAGATGGGTTGCTATTCGTGTAGATGTTTGATACGGTTGTTCCTGGGCTCGATGGCAAGCTTACCTTAGTGATAAATAATGTGTACTAACGTTAGCTTTCCCTTCGCAGGTCTTCTACAGCAGAGGAACCGGATCTGTTCAACGACGTCGAAATATTGGAAGTAGGCGATTTTGCGGATAGTGACGAAAACTATGTTTCCGTAGAGCTGCGCtccgatgacgacgacgacgaccgtaTCCTACTAGATTCGGGCGAATTTTCGCCCCCGAAACCGTTGCTACCGTCCGACGAGTTTGAGCCGATTAGCGTTGAAACATCAACGTATGCCATGCATTCGATGCCGCACCATCGCTTCCTGTCCGACCATGAATATTTGGACGAGAGCACAAGCAGAAGTATACGCACATCGGTGGCGGCAGCAGCGTTTGAGCCGACCGTAAGCGAACAGGTGGAGCGTTGCACCAGTGAACGGTTTAGCGTTCCGTACGTAGAAGATCTGGGTATGCAGGATCTGTTCAACAAGGATAATGCACCGCAGGAAGGTAATGCCGACGAGGTAGAAGCGGAAAGCTACATACTGTACGAGTGTTTTGAGACAAAGATTGAGCTGGAAGAACCGCAAATTCAAGAGACAATCGTCGATGCGGATTACATCGGGAGTGAGCTGGCTGCCGAGTCGGAAAGTCAAGATTCCGTGTACGGTATACTGCAGTCGTTGACTAGCAATCAGAATGGGCAGTGCAGGGGGACGGTGAGCGGGAACCGGTCGCTACGGGATACGGATCACTCGTACACGGCCCTGAACGTCATGACTCCGCAGCCCAGCGACGAGGAAGAGGCGGAGAACGATGGCGATACGAGCAGCTTCAGGAAGTTGGTGATACTTTCCAAAAAACTAGCACGCGAACGTAATGTTAGCAGTACGGATGGTAAACGAACGTTTGCGGAGATTAATGATGTGATGAACGCAATACTTAACCGGTCGCAAAGCATGGATCGTGGTCCTTCCGGCATGAAGGTAGAGGCGCAATACAGCTCACCGGTGAAGGAGAACATCGGCGACAGTCCGGACCGATTGTCCGTGCTGCTTTCGACCAACTGTTCCGAACGTTTGGAGGAGGACGGTGGAGCACTTCCGTCGTCGGGATCATCGAACGCGCCAATGCAGCAGGAGGATTTCGGATCGGACACGGAATGCTGTGGGGCAACAGGGGGTGGCGATGCGATCGAGCTCGATGAGCTGCTTTCGATAGGGAACAAATTTTCCCAGCACTGCGAACAGTGGATCGCGAAGACGAAAAGCGAACGAAGTTTGGATGCGGAACCGAAAGCTTCACAATTGGCGCAATTGTTGCAAAAGGTAGGGTGGAGTATTTTCTATTTCGATTCAACATTTAAGATCACTTCGACACATATACAAACGAATAGTTGGTTGCAATTGTCTAAGTGTGTCCCTTGTACATCTTTTTAGATCAATCGACAATGCGAACAGATACCGATGGTTCGGCAGCGTTCCTCTCCAGCTCCGAACGCTAGCAAGCGTAGTAAGGTGGAAACGGGTGTACAGACGGACCGATCCAAACACTCGAAGCACATCCAACGCAAGCTAAACGAACAGTCCAAACAAAAGCTGCTCGGGTCGTTGCGCAGCAGTACGACCAGCACCAGCTccggcagtggcagcagcagcagcagcagcagcgatccATCCGACAGCGGTTCGGGTTCACCTGGGGCAAAAagttccgattccgatcctgatgatgatggtggtgatagAATGATGCAAGAATTTGTGAGACGCAACCGACGGTTGCGCAAAAGTGCCAAAGAAAAGCGGAAAGCGATTGATGAGaaatctgctgctgctagcgcTGTGGAAGGTAGTCGGAAACAGAGCCGGCGACAGCAAATCTACTCCGACAGTTCGCAGGAGGAAAAGCATGGTGACGAGAATCTCGAGCTCGACGGTGTATTGAGCGGTGTGGATGACATCATTACCGATTGTCCGGACGTGGTGATGGGTTTGCAAGACTACTTCGCAAAGGCCGAAGAGGGAGCAGCGGACGGAGAAGCAAAGGAGGAGGAGCAGGCGGACGGATCGGAAAAATCTTCTTTGCTGGAGGTACAACCACCACGCAACAGAAGGGAACCGGAACACGTTCCTAAGTCTGTGAAAGATATGACTGAAGCCGAGCGGGAGGATTACTACGAGGATATGCAGATCGAACGGTTGTGCAATATAAGCAATCTCGTGAGCACTAGAAATGCATCGACCGGGTCCGGTACAACTGCGGGCGATACCGCAACAACAGCCTCAACGACCAGCAAGCTAAAGAGCGCTAAGGAAACGTttgccaagaagaagaaagatcaAACCAGCATGGAACATTTCCTAAACGGTGGTGAGAGCGACGGTACCAGCGATACGACGATGCCGCTCGAACCACCGGAACACTCGGAACCGGAGGCGGGCGAGAGCGAAAAGGATGTGGTCGAAACGGAGGAACAATTTTTGCAAAAGTGCAACGAAAACGTTAAATTGCAGCTATTGAATcagtccagcagcagcagcagcagtagcggtGAGGCAACGACTGACGACGGCAGTTTGGAGGATGATCTGACCGGTGCCGAACGGAGGCGAAACGGATCGGCCGATTCCGATCAATCGTCCTCGAGTGTTCGATCGTTGGTGGATAAGTTTTTGCAACGGCACGGTGCCAAAGCAGCAAAGCGTAAGGAAAAGAAGCGTAAGGAAAATGGTAATTTAGAACCACTGGCTAACGGTGAATCCATGCCGGGAAGTGTGGCTAATGATCGGGAAGCAAGTAACGTGGCGGATGAACAATCGGAAGCGCTTAAGAAGCAACCTCGAATGGATCTGTTCCATCCGAAAGATGCGCCACTGTTCAGTAACGATCTGTTTGcggatgacgatgacgatgacgaggTGCCAAAAGAACCGGCGGTGGCGGATAAAAAGCCTCGAAAAAAGCGGAAACGACTCGACATTCGGAAGGCGGCGCGCCCATCGGATTCCGAGCTGGATTCATCGTCTACCGATTCGGAACTGGCCGATGACGAGATGCAGAACGGGTTGCATAAAAAGAAACGGCAAAGAAAGCCGCGGAAACAACCACCGACGGCCGAAACTGGGTTTGATTTTAGTGCACCGACGGTTCCGCGAAACGGGGacaaagctgctgctgcatccgtCAACAGTGAAAGCAATAATTCGTTAAAGAAATCTTCCAGCACCAGTTCGCTGGCACAGGTGTCCTCCGCTTGTtcggcagcaccaccaccgggcaTAGAATCGGCTGCATCCACGGTGGAACCGCCAGCGAAAGCGAAACCAGCGGCGAAAGATGGCCAAGACTGCATCAGCCTCAGCTCGGACAGTGTGGACGAAGGTGAACTGATTGCGGGCGAGCTGGACGGCGCCAAGACACCGCCGGACAAGGAACCCAAGCGCCGTATCCGGCCCATGCTAACCAACGACGAGCTGGCGGAGGAGACGAAAAAGGCACAGAAAGAGGAGGAGGGCCGTGCGGCGCGGCTTAAAAAGAAGCAGGAGCAGTTGCGAAAGTTCCTTGCCACCTACAAGCCCGGGCCGGGCGAGAGCGATCTCGTGCTGGATTATGATTCCGTCCGGCGGCAGCCGATCTGCGTGCATCCGGACATTGTGAAGCTGCTCAAGCCGCATCAGATCGAGGGCATTCGGTTCATGTACGACAACACGTACGGTTCGGTCGATGCGCTGCCGAAGCATGCCGGTTCGGGCTGCATTCTCGCGCACTGTATGGGGCTGGGCAAGACGCTGCAAATGATCTCGTTGCTGCACACGGTGATGCGCTATCCGCAGCTGCTGACCAACCGCGTGCTAGTCATCTGTCCGAAAAGCACCGTCATGAACTGGAAGGAGGAAATCTCGCGCTGGCAGGGCACGATCCGCACCGGGTACCAGATGCGGGTGTACTGCTTTGCGGACGTTTGCACCCAGAACGACAAGATAGCGGTGCTGAAGCGCTGGTACTCGTGCAAAACGCCCCACTGCGGTGTGATGCTGATCGGGTACGAAGCGTTCCGGGCGCTGATCAACTACGAGCGGCGCAAGGGCTCGGAACGGATGCGCAGCACGAAGCTGGAGCTGATCAAGGAGTATCTGCTGAACCCGGGCGCGGATCTGGTGATCTGTGACGAGGGCCATCAGATCAAGAACAAGCGTTCGGCGATCAGTGAGGCGGTGTCGAAAATTGCCACCAAGCGAAGGATTATGCTTACCGGCACGCCGATACAGAACAACTTGAAAGAGTGTACGTGGAGGAGCCTGCAGCAAGCGGAGGTTAATGGTGCTTGCTAACGTTAACATTTGCCGcctttgcttccctttttcaGACTATTGCATGGTGAACTTTATCAAACCATCGTTCCTGGGAAGTGACAAGGAGTTTAGCAACCTTTACGCGAATCCGATCAAGAATGGGCAGTGCAAGGATTCTGACCACCAGGCCATTAAAATCATGAAGCAACGGTCCTACGTTTTGCACAACAAGCTTTCCAAGTTTGTGCAGGTATGTGCCGCTTTCTGTCGCTTTCTTTGCGTTGCTGTATTTTAatatccttttctttctttttttacctttCAGCGAAAGGAAGCGGCAGTGTTGAAGGAGTTCCTACCGGAAAAGTTCGAGTATGTGTTATTTATTCCACTGACACCGGTACAAGTAAGTCCTCTGCCGCGTTTAATGCGGTCAGAAGCGCGCAGACAagtgcgggggggggggggggggaaagacaCACGGTAAAGGTAGTTTTTGCCCCATACCCCAATGTTTAATTCGGTTTCGTTTCGTCTTTGTAGGAAAAGCTGTACGAAGTGTTTCTGCAGATGAACGAATACACGAGCAGCGACATTACCGGTGAGCCCGGTAGGACAAAGAAGTTTAAGCTCATCGCTGACTATACATCACTGCGGAAGGTAAAATTGAGATTTTATGGTTTTACCGTTGGAAGTTAACTATTTGCCAATGACCCGTTACAGATTTGGACCCATCCGAAAGTGCTGGAGAAAGCGTGGGAAGCTGCCAACCTGGAAAAGAATCGTAAAGATGCGGCGCGCAAAACAGCGACCCCGGATACGGACGATGAATCGCCGGACGATAATAACGACATTGCCAGCGGTCAGCTATCCGTCACGAACGACTGGTGGCGCCGGTACCTGCAAACGGCCGACCTGGAATCGCTGTTCCCGAGCAACAAGCTGTGGATACTGTTCGAAATTCTGAAGCAAAGCAACGAGCGGGGCGAGAAGGTGCTTATCTTTACCGCGTTCGTGTCCGTGCTGAACATGGTCGAACATTTTATGGCCAAAATTCACAACCAGAGCGACGATCCGCTACAGTCGGACGAGTACGCGTACAGTGCGTTCAAGGGTCCGTGGTGCCGGGGCCGGGACTACTACCGGCTCGATGGCAAAACGCCCAAATCGGACCGGCACGCGATGATTACGTGCTTCAACGATCCGGCAAACACGT
It contains:
- the LOC118510837 gene encoding uncharacterized protein LOC118510837; translation: MSSTAEEPDLFNDVEILEVGDFADSDENYVSVELRSDDDDDDRILLDSGEFSPPKPLLPSDEFEPISVETSTYAMHSMPHHRFLSDHEYLDESTSRSIRTSVAAAAFEPTVSEQVERCTSERFSVPYVEDLGMQDLFNKDNAPQEGNADEVEAESYILYECFETKIELEEPQIQETIVDADYIGSELAAESESQDSVYGILQSLTSNQNGQCRGTVSGNRSLRDTDHSYTALNVMTPQPSDEEEAENDGDTSSFRKLVILSKKLARERNVSSTDGKRTFAEINDVMNAILNRSQSMDRGPSGMKVEAQYSSPVKENIGDSPDRLSVLLSTNCSERLEEDGGALPSSGSSNAPMQQEDFGSDTECCGATGGGDAIELDELLSIGNKFSQHCEQWIAKTKSERSLDAEPKASQLAQLLQKINRQCEQIPMVRQRSSPAPNASKRSKVETGVQTDRSKHSKHIQRKLNEQSKQKLLGSLRSSTTSTSSGSGSSSSSSSDPSDSGSGSPGAKSSDSDPDDDGGDRMMQEFVRRNRRLRKSAKEKRKAIDEKSAAASAVEGSRKQSRRQQIYSDSSQEEKHGDENLELDGVLSGVDDIITDCPDVVMGLQDYFAKAEEGAADGEAKEEEQADGSEKSSLLEVQPPRNRREPEHVPKSVKDMTEAEREDYYEDMQIERLCNISNLVSTRNASTGSGTTAGDTATTASTTSKLKSAKETFAKKKKDQTSMEHFLNGGESDGTSDTTMPLEPPEHSEPEAGESEKDVVETEEQFLQKCNENVKLQLLNQSSSSSSSSGEATTDDGSLEDDLTGAERRRNGSADSDQSSSSVRSLVDKFLQRHGAKAAKRKEKKRKENGNLEPLANGESMPGSVANDREASNVADEQSEALKKQPRMDLFHPKDAPLFSNDLFADDDDDDEVPKEPAVADKKPRKKRKRLDIRKAARPSDSELDSSSTDSELADDEMQNGLHKKKRQRKPRKQPPTAETGFDFSAPTVPRNGDKAAAASVNSESNNSLKKSSSTSSLAQVSSACSAAPPPGIESAASTVEPPAKAKPAAKDGQDCISLSSDSVDEGELIAGELDGAKTPPDKEPKRRIRPMLTNDELAEETKKAQKEEEGRAARLKKKQEQLRKFLATYKPGPGESDLVLDYDSVRRQPICVHPDIVKLLKPHQIEGIRFMYDNTYGSVDALPKHAGSGCILAHCMGLGKTLQMISLLHTVMRYPQLLTNRVLVICPKSTVMNWKEEISRWQGTIRTGYQMRVYCFADVCTQNDKIAVLKRWYSCKTPHCGVMLIGYEAFRALINYERRKGSERMRSTKLELIKEYLLNPGADLVICDEGHQIKNKRSAISEAVSKIATKRRIMLTGTPIQNNLKEYYCMVNFIKPSFLGSDKEFSNLYANPIKNGQCKDSDHQAIKIMKQRSYVLHNKLSKFVQRKEAAVLKEFLPEKFEYVLFIPLTPVQEKLYEVFLQMNEYTSSDITGEPGRTKKFKLIADYTSLRKIWTHPKVLEKAWEAANLEKNRKDAARKTATPDTDDESPDDNNDIASGQLSVTNDWWRRYLQTADLESLFPSNKLWILFEILKQSNERGEKVLIFTAFVSVLNMVEHFMAKIHNQSDDPLQSDEYAYSAFKGPWCRGRDYYRLDGKTPKSDRHAMITCFNDPANTYTKCFLISAKAGGQGINLTGANRVIILDTSWNPSNDQQNIFRIFRLGQKRNCYVYRLIAAGTMEEKVYSRSVTKQALSYRVVDEQQIDRHYSYGELAELYTLTKLSEMTRETPILPADDILASLLRTFPGKILKYHEHDSLLENKPEQDLSEEEKREAWAAYEREIQNNETRSYLSQFGSLGAAAVGGLFGSSAYGASLGSYYAGLGYGGMPGLPGMNTGGDMYRTDYSYNSSLSRGAPPYIPFGSIFNDPSYATALAKMYSYTMPATNAMDYGALSSPLQSHSGPIGNGQSMMPPVGVGSGGGSPAAGQSGSPLQKAYSSVNVLSNMLSFYTGKNALPPSSLGALGSSASSVSLPEMAAPHGGSGSSNPLSHYNALKQMSNYAQLSSPLLTANPSVRPPTPSGLTISNITSLHKSNPSTAASAHNSGGGFGGGSFEPAKSLLTRVSEHIAVPPHVSSPFSPRDVPLSSPTLDSQARNSAGHSAMPSLPTPIPMSSTNAAPNVNATLTTTTASIPLSMPAASNASSIGQSIQKSLELTNRATSSNHRSMVEIPADNVSASVLRSKTPGSGANASTAAAAATTIIPSDDEEELSGLSSKAQHTAEKRAGGTNFGIMYSTAKQNNSTNPSTNTGNTSSSKNLLKSIKTICNSMAQQQAAKPMSPKPTTKQTSQAAAAAAAAVPPPASSNSSTSRNQLDRTNSLTPQPSPAKTVPIKPGQSSSSTISLASSIKKQSTAVSSKPLLLSSMARSPLTIQQTGSSKLAALPAATTGTASPVPFAARSGNVAAQRTPLGTSSPITTASKSVGAAATAKSQATVATTISASTTTAGNVVRALQKSATLVGTNQQPQQATKLINPLNLLSKQSSAIQGGGLQPLAGRTLSNATITAVKPIGPGSPVPKPKPESRPITLTMTPMKTAPVKAVKKPTISQPVGSSATKTLPKQAPVPSAPIVQTALSTELGNRPTASAIRPMSTLQKSGTAGKITPVTLLSTASMTGKLSNHHHPLLGAGNAGPRLTTATSVQLPAVKPPTAATLAVTTTSPANQQQTFAVTRTSAAGTTPAIIQSRPVKAPFTMNAVRANAPTAVTFATKPGPTNVIAPGTTPSRILASPSSSMTVIPTAVNISTTAGGSQARISAPGGGTTSSASTLTVIPSAGIVPSQRAPASISTMTVIPSTNIVTTAGLQRSSTGPSTTSASSSTPTMTVIPTANMAGMAGMTYSYKGGARKDVVIRRAVPSPTMRRISTSSLGPQHTLISRATTPTNAATVKSITPTTRTVLKPNAPPAGNIIRVGSAATGGGGATTMASSTSLTAAGVQSPPNCMFIRKRGLDTTTTATFDSSKAKNVTSTIFDQQLIKGVGSGNSTSSASNLAEAGAPAIKRTRLEPAHTNNTSFVTTTPSVAALGMSNRLCGGIIVTTKKLLPTANSKQDDPTEVVVLE